Within the Triplophysa dalaica isolate WHDGS20190420 chromosome 2, ASM1584641v1, whole genome shotgun sequence genome, the region TTATTACAGttatacatattaaaaacatcatCAGGTAAATTAAACATCATCAATCATTCTACGGTTATCTCTGAGCCACAAACAATCCAACTTCAAAATTGAACTGTAAATTGAGAGAATGCTTTTGTTTCTTCTGATGGAAATTGATATAGTCTAAAGGCTTAAAGTGACAATGTTTGAGTGTATTTAGTCTTTGTCAAgtacataaatgtaattttacatttggaCGTTTTATATCTGGACGTGACATAAATGCCCAGAGATTGAATTTGTTACGAATATATTCAacctttatttatgttttacgaaacccttgttgatagagtctaaatgCCAGTctatgaacacattttttattttaaactttgtAGGACATAAGTTGCTAAATGAAaagcacaatcctgaagcaataatctCAATTAATGGAGAGGTGatgtctctttatagaacataaactagttactttattttaaataaagtatgtgagaatactgaaaatgtcacttacctgactatgagaaatcatgcactaaaaatacaacaaatgctttacaaatttgaagagagatctcacatgggtatttcaaccaccaaatgttaaatcTGTCCTGTTACCAGAGTAAAAACCTGGcaaataaaatggaaataaaagaaatgatgtATGTTTAATGTGTTGTATTATAATATACAGGCCTTTACCTGCAGAATAAAATATGAGAATgtttcaaaacaacatttcagtttttatgaatttactATTTCTAGGTGTTCAggtaaatttataatttttatttcattccgTAAACGACTAACAATATTTTgatcaaatttcaaataaaaatatatttttttgcatttattttcagacaaTGAAAACAGGAGAAAGGAGTGAAAGTAACCAAAAActtgctctgtattttttcaggcCTAAAATACTGCACAGAAATCCAGTTCAGGTTCACTTTTAatcaatacaacagtaatatttctacatgtgttaggaaaagttcaacacAATgaatgtgataacctggattttcaTGTGCCGTGTCATTGTGTCATTCTTTTAAAATggtgttggatgactttgtcactcctgaggtctGGAATGGCCAGAATACATCTAGAAGtgcaaattaaatgaaaaatggaatggtctcttaatatttatgttttatacttATTGTGatacagaaataaacaagataGGAGTGAAgtgttattcttttattttgtataagtCATGTTAAGCAAAGGTGTGATTCAGCTCAATGTATAATGCAATATCATGTCAAATGCATGTTTCACAACATGGCCAAAAGCATTCTCATAAACAactaagtttatttattataagtaATTACAACAGTAACTGTTTATTACATCTTaaactaaaacataaaatatatatgacGGCATTTCAAGATAGACTGAATGTTTTGAGGTCTCACTTCAGAAATACAGATCCTGAAttcttcaattcaattcaattttatttatatactgtatctcttttcaccattttcattgttttaaagcagctttacatacatcatAAGAAGAAATTTAATCAATATAATACTAGAGGAAAATGAAAGAGAATAAACATCAATAATACACTTGTATTAAAAGTTTTTCTCTATGCAATGTACACTGATGTCAGTGGATTGTCAGAAACTATAAATGATTCAATAGAAGTAGATTTAATTGAgatatattgttatttaaaaatgtgttttcaggaATGGGAGCATTTAATTTCAATCAACCAGaaagtgtcatgattccactatcatgtcatggttattcttgtcttgcaatggagtcatggcataagtccttgggttttgtgtgagtaGGACATGTCTTTGCTTACATATTGGCTGACATGCGCCTTCTcatgtcttgtctgtgttttccctccatctcgtttccttgttaccttaccataagtgtttcattacccacacctgtcccttgCCAATCATCCTATGTtcgtttccctttaaaacaccctcttGTCTATTGTCTTGTGCTCTTGGATTGTTTGATGTTACGGTACTATACCTCGTTCCCTGTACTCTGTCCTTGTAAGCAAACTTCTGCCTTGTTGCTGGAATTCTGTCGTGTGAGTTACCCCCTGTCTTTTGTTCTGTAATATCTATATCCCTTGTTAATATTACCTCGTGTTCTataagtttagtttagtgtcaTCCTAAGTGTTTGTAGTCTAGTGAGTCCTTGTCTTTGATTTCTGTTAAAGttatcctgtcctgttttccccctcgtgggtttttgttttgcctcttcagtcttgtttgtataaataaagtccCTGTTATTCCCCTAACCTCtgagtctgcctgcacttgggttctaccTTTCCCAATCCCTGACAGAATCCAAGAGCCAAATtatgaacccagcaggcagcttCTCAGCCTCTACCCAACGGGAGCTGGCCGATTGGTGGCAGACTACCACTACCAGGATCCAAGGGGGAAATGGCCCATTTCCTCCACAGGGCGATCGGACTGTCGCAGAGTACGCCCAGGCGTCTATAAGAAGGAGGGGTTTTCTTCCAGAGGCCATCATGAACGCCTTCTTTCTAGCGGGTCTGGTCAACCCGCCATCACTGGAGGATCGAGAGAGGATGGTCCGAGGTTCCTTCAAGGAGCTGGTCGTTGACCTCACCTCCAAGGACCTTCCAGACCCGCCAAGCTCCACTTTAATCTCCATCCCAGAGGACCAGACCCTGCAAATAGGGGTCATGGGCCTCTCCCCACTGTCCGCATCCTCTCCACCACCCACTAGTCTCCGTGGACGACGTCAACGAAGGGagtcgtgggactccccgtccGACTCCTCCAGCACGGAGCAAACCATCTCTTCCACCACATCTCAGCCGTCGGCTGCACGTCCTGTGGGCCGCTCAAGGAAGAAGAAGCCGAGGAGGGGAGGGCagccgagtccggtggtcccgagtccggtggtcccgagtccggtggtcccgagtccggtggtcccgagtccggtggtcccgagtccggtggtcccgagtccggtggtcccgagtccggtggtcccgagtccggtggtcccgagtccggtggtgtcaaaccccaaatattttttgggggggcgccgtggggaggggacggtccgagcgtccagcccggccgcagattcctcccaggagccggaaccaagcccggtccaggagccggaaacaagtccggctgcccagccgccgccgtcaagtccggctgcccagccgccgccgtcaagtccggctgcccagccgccgccaagtcaagtccggctgcccagccgccgccgtcaagtcaagtccggctgcccagccgccgccgtcaagtccggctgcccagccgccgccgtcaagtccggctgcccagccgccgccgtcaagtccggctgcccagccgccgccgtcaagtccggctgcccagccgccgccgtcaagtccggctgcccagccgccgccgtcaagtccggctgcccagccgccgccgtcaagtccggctgcccagccgccgccgtcaagtccggctgcccagccgccgccgtcaagtccggctgcccagccgccgccgtcaagtccggctgcccagccgccgccgtcaagtccggctgcccagccgccgccgtcaagtccggctgcccagccgccgccgtcaagtccggctgcccagccgccgccgtcaagtccggctgcccagccatggtccagcccagcagtcctgcaggggacaagaacagttccccccaggactacccctgtcaagccccctggggctccgcgccctggcgcgtccccaagggctggaacttccccacccagccctcccccttctggacttcctaTGTTATCTTGTTTTAGAAaacttttttaagaaaagaGAAATTGATTTCCGCTTGCATTAGATTCAAATCCTCATCATTGACCTTCAGGACAATAACAGAAAAATCACCTTTTACCTGAACTCACTGCTGCAGGTCGACATCTCCTCCCGTCATCATTACTCTGTAATTGAGCGACGCCTGTTTGTTCCATCACAACGAGACACTAAATCACTTACAAAATCTTCACTCATTCTGTTCCTCTGTGGTGAAACCAAAGACTGTCAAGCTCGgtctataaaaaaatgtctttcatgttgttcattctctcccttgcttactccagctttctAGTAACATGACCTGGTCAACTACCAGTTCTTATTAACATGTTGACAAAGTGTTGAATGATCTCTTGcttggataaaaccgtctgcaaaatgaaataatgttcaTGTAAATCTTTATCAAATAACCACAACCAAATATACTGAAATCATGGACATAAGATGAGAGAGATGATGCTGAATGTGAGGTAAAAGGGAAATAAGTGAAGAGCAGGTGAGCTTCCACTGAAGATGTCAGGAATATCAGAAACATCATTGACATCAGTTACATCAGGAACATCAGTGATGTCAGGAATAGAGCTAGTAGTTTCAAgagtgttattattataataggAGAATGTTATAAATCCAGGTTGGTTGTTGACTATCTGAGTGTTGATCCAGTCTTGATATTTAGACACTCTGGTGAACACACTCGGTAAACTGCTGTCACATCCCACAGATACAATTCCAGATACAATTCCAGCCTGAATCCACCTGGAGCTCTGCTTAGTGACCAGTGGGCCTCCCTCATCACCCTGCAAAGACAAACAGATTATATTCACACCTTCACATCTCAACTATTAACAACTGTTATAGACATTAAATCTGTGTAATGTCAGATAAATAGTTTTTGGTTTGGTGTTCCattgtgtttgttatttaaTCATAATTTAGATCTGAGATTGTGAATCTGAACATTATAATGTTAAAAGTAAATGAGATTCTAGTTTAGATCAACATGGTAAACTACAGGTTACTGCAGAAGACTGTGAGCTGTAGTGTGATTATAAAAGATGAATGATTAATAACTCACAGAACATGAGCCTTTCCCTCCACCTGTCAGTCCAGCACACATCATGTTGTCTGTGATACTGATTCTATTATTATGGACAATACTACAATTATAGTTGCTGACGATTGCAATCTCTGCTTCTTGTAATGTGTCTGGCAATGGATCTATAGCATAAGAAAGAGAGACAATATAATTCAGTACAAACGTCATataacactgttttaaatatagTAATTGTTGTGACAGATGTACACTTGTGGATATGTGACATTTTGAGGCAATGATCACTTACTTGATTCAGTGACACCCCATCCTGTGACCCAACTTTGAATTCCTTCATCAAACTCACTACCAGCAGCAGCCAGACAGACTGGTTTAATATGAGCAGTGAAATCCACAGAAGAAGAGAGCTGGAGCAGTGCTATGTTATTGTCATAAGTAGAGCTGGTATAGTTAGGATGTGTGATGACACGACTCATTGTTCTATTAACCTCATGTGTGTTTGGGCCAGACTGCTTCAGAAGACCCAAGTAGATTATAAAGTTTGAACTGCCATAGCTATAAATACAAGTCAGTTTTAATCCACATGCAGTATGATGatttgacacttacattttaatttagctTGAAATCACTTACTAACTTATAGAAGAAGTGCAAGCTGCTGAAGTCAAAACCCAGTCTTTATTGATGAGACTCCCACCACAGCCAATTAAATTAGAGTTGATATATTTAATGCCTACATGCCAGGGCCAAAACCCTTCAGTGGCATCTCCTCCACCACTAATCCTGGTGTTAAGTGAGTTTTGGCCGCACACTGATGAGAGAAAAGAATATTTGAAAAGCTTTGAATAAAGTGAACAAAAGTGTGTGAAATATCTTGAGTGATGACGGTCACATGGAGTTACGCACCATCTTGCTGACCAACAGATCCTGTATaagaagaaaacaaattcaaaataaagttaATGTTGTGTGACAGTGTGACTGACGGattacatattacatattacCACTTACATATGAATACTGGTTATTTAACTTAACTCTTGGCATATTGGGTTAGAATATGAACATTAAAATACGAGAGAGAGATTTTAGTTTTAGCGTTTGCGTACCTGTTAGATTGAGAAGAAGAGCCAGAGCAACACACACAACTGTGTtcgagctcattgtcatgttgtgACTGATGACTGATGACTTGATCTACAGCACCACAGGCTTTTAAACAGGTATTCTGACACCTCCCCATTTCTGATTTCaacaacttttctttctttttgagaccagtgatgattgaaacattttgtgtcaaaccAAAAACTTCTATCCTCAAACTTAAATCTGATGTTACTCGCTTTATCATAAAACAAGATTCATTTGTAAAGCCCACCTCACCTGGGGTAGTTTGTAACAGTACTTGTATCACATTTTCGACCCAtgtgcttttcatttttgtgacaTTAATAATCACACAGTTTCATGTGTTGTAGTTCATCTGATGTTGTCTTTTCCTCATTTTAAAGCCGGCCTGCCATGGACCaggtgattttttatttattttgttgttcaaTTGGGTCTAGTTACTTTTCCACATGACTTTAACTATAGCTGTGTATTATgccaaaatatgaatttatacaaGCATTGAAAACATAAGATATGTAATATAATTGCTTAGTTACAGAGTCTAAATAAATGAAGgcaaaacacattaaaaggCTTTAAGCACTGAggttaaattcatatttttgttcacttgaaaaaaaaactttctgatcATCAGTGAAACTAGCACACGGCTGATATATCATCAGGTGTTTTTTTGACAAGCTTTATTgattatagttttatttcaaatgtccCACTTATGGTATTCAAGAGACATGTCCCACTAAACAATCCTGAAAAAAAGGTTAATTTTCTGCCAGCAGGGGAAAGACTCtgtagaaataaaaagaaacttgTAAGGAACCTTCTAGCTCTAAACTTTGTGGTAAAGTGTCTCTCCAATAATTTCATTCCACTAATACAATTATTTCTAAATATTAATGTCAAATATTCACTcgcatgagaaaaaaaaaaacttactttactttataattactttataattcATGAACAAATTACACGGTTGAGCATTGCTGCGTGCTATTTACCAAAGAAAAATGCAGCTTGACAAGAATAACTCACTGCTTGACcttgacttaaacacagactccactcttcagcaaAGTGGtgaccaaaacaaacaattctgtAGTTTGAAAAGATTGTGatatgttcaaaataatcactGTCAAGTTCCTTTGCTTTTGCAAAGTTATAGTGTGCAAAACTCACTTGACAGGGCAGCTAATTTTCAGGAAGACTTTACAGGATTCCACTCATAACgctaaaaataatttaaatatggcAAACATCTGCAATACTTTCACAGTGTGGAATTTGGCTCAACCTCGTGATTTACTATGCAATAAATGAGCGGCTTTTAAGACACATCTAAATACATAACGTGACTCCAACCCCAAAATGATTAGTAAATCACCTTCACCTGGTGCACTCAGCCTAGTGTATCAAGGCTGGAGGGGCGTGGCCCACAGTTCAGCTCAACAATCACAAATCAAATTGGTCTGCCATGTTTGGACTGTGTCAATTTtgaatgcttttttaatttttgttcttttttgggGGCTCCGTATAGAgaattcttcattttttaatctAGTTGGAATAAACGTCAGACATGGCCTGATAAATTGATTTGAACAAAAACGTGATCGTATTGTGCTGATTTATACAATGAGTTTTAgaatttcaaatcaatattttgtgtcGTAGATCCAGTAAACAGCTGGCTGAATGTTTTCTTAACCTTACACACACTTATCTAGTAATACAAGATGGGACATTTCATTTGAATACATAACAATGCGCTGCACTTACTCTTGCAACTGTCCTGGCGATGTGGGCTTTATTAGTGGAACTtgttttattgtacattcaTGATGTCTGTCATATAAAGTTTTAAAggaaagctgtggtttggatACATGTGTTCATCATCAATTGAACGATGGCCCTTGGGCGGTCCACTCATGTTTGACAGATTTGGGCcccaggcatgccaaagctaatCTGGGTGTCTTGCATGGTCTGTTTCATAAGAGCCTACATGTTAGCAAATGTCAGAGAAACAATCTTTGGAAGTATtgaacaaagaacaaaaaatctgctttaactCGGTTTGCAGCTTTGGGAGTGTCTGCATCCGGGTGATTCTCACGAAATCTTGCAGTCAAGAcgtcaaacatgattttctgaaaaacacttttttctttatataaaaggAATGATGTGTTAAAGCcattaatttaaaaacaatttactgacagttttttataaaaacaaggccTCACAAATTATAGTTGATACATTTAGATACTCTTGACTTCAAAACTTAGAGTCAAATCTACTCAAGTTAATTGAGTGTTGACTCgattttattgagtagattcagtAAGTTTGCATGTAGTTACTTTGCTGCCTAATATATGTGAGTAAAATTTAaccagaggtggacaatcctggtgccataaagtaaaagtcctgccatatttttgtttcacccatgaactcagcagctgatttcaccagcggaggaaccaaaacattcctttcaagtcacaagcaagtctcaagtcaagtctcaagtcctcaaagagttaaagttaatgagatgattaagtgagtaattaaatgatgattgagcattagtgatgaacacctgctgttattgagatgttgatgttttattggttatatgatgtcaccatcgtggagatcagtgtttgctttagttggactcttgacCCTTGACTCTATTGTTAGATTTTGCTCTTTATCAATTCATGCACTTTTGTAGAGCAGAGAGAGATCAGCTCTGTGAAGTGTTTAACTCTTCACTGTTTATTATGATGAGTTGATCCAACATTGAAAAGTTCATAGTCAAGATATTTCTTTTTGATCATGTTTATGTATAACATAATGAATCCTGTACACtcagtgtttaaaaacattcacgtTTATCTAACATTATCAGTGAGAAACTTTTAAAGCAGCGAAACAAATGCTAACTTAAAATCTTCAAGTCATACATCAAGAACCAAcatatgaagctcaacaatggtgacgctcaacaaaatacttcaagctgcaatgcttgaaaaactcccatcatgcaatgcagtatgactaattattgtcaccactgttgaggttcatatgataaatgttcatgtgtaaaaGGAGGTTTTTATATCCCAATGCAGGTCATAAACCTAGAGAGATTTaaaccagaaacacaaactattcAATATTTGATTTAGCATTGAACAAATTtttgctataaaaaaatattgtagttAATTAATTATCTTTGAAGgaataagacatttatatagcgctcaATTGTGTATTCCTGTACACCTAAAGTGCTTAATCATCATATGTGGGGAGTCTATGAGACCTCCAGTGCGCTCAAGACATACCAGCTATAGGTGTagaggagagacagaaacagatccACTTCCTGAAAGgctcaagagcacaactaaagcaaacactgatcacaattatggtggaaatgtttttttttttcagctgatgtcatccaaggctgtgactgaagtcagttgtagttcttgtgtttctcttttctttagtgatgttgattgttaacagcaggtgttcatcactcaatcatcatttaattactcacttaatcatctcattaactttaactctttgaggacttgagatttgacttgagacttgcttgtgacttgaaaggaatgttttggttcctccgctggtgaaatcagctgctcagttcatgggtgaaacaaaaatatggcaggacttttactttatggcccaggattgtccacctctgatgattaatatttattaaaactcAAGAATCCTCTTCATCCCTGTAGGGCATTTTCGTAACATTTGTAGGACCTTCAGGGGAATATTGCCTGCCAACAAATGACaagaagttattttatttatttgtcctTTTGGTAATTATGAATTACATCTGGCAATGATACTGTCATATCTCAggcaaataattgtattatttttaaatgacaaattgaCAATCAATATCACCTTTACACCTGCCATTAATGATAAAATTTCCTCTAAGCACACTTATTgggatcagtgtttgctttatttgagaTCTTCCATCTCGACTTTCATTGTGTTGATTCACCTGTTTTGATGCATGTGGCGGTGTTTGCTTTTTCATGATATGTGCAATAGTAAAGTTAACATACAATTTTAATTCATCTTGAGAGTCATGATCTCATGAGTAAtgaaaatttactttaaaaagaaaaagaaaacatatgatAATACACTTGGACATCAACAATGGTGACGATCAACttattcagataaacagatcaactgcaatgcatgctgggagtcatgaatgagtttgtACTATGATATTACCcatcatgcattgcagcatgaggctttcttttgttgagtgtcaccactgttgagtttcattagctgattcttgatgtctgaattGTTCAGGTGATATTTCTGCTAATggaatagtaaaaaaaatccttcacaAAATGTTCTACCTCACCTAGTCAttcaataataatacatatCTGCATTTAACTATCAAGACCTCTAATGCAATTACCACCTAAAGGGAAACAATCCATTTCAGCTTCAGTCAAGGTGTTTTGAATGTGCTTCATAAACACACTATTACAACTTTAAACAAACTTTCCATAATGAATCAAGGGTGAGACgcccactaaaggaaacactaaacactattatggtgacttcttattatttctggtttatttcactgattattgttgttatttcatcattaatgagataattaagtgatgattgattcctTAACTCAACCAGATTTAACTCATTAACTTCATGTGTTATTTAGAGAGACATCCAAAACACTCAGGGTGGGATGAACGTGGACTGGAGTGGTCTATGGAACAAACCTTTTTGCTTGCTGGGTACCCTCAACACTCAATATGTTCCATGCGGGATGTTTTAAAGCGGCCATATCACACAGAACTTctgcatattttaaattaatcttGAGTGTTTACAGAATTGTCTTGCACCCTTCAAATACCGAATAATCGAGTTTTGTtcaaactctggaatctgagaatgcaaaaaaatctaaataatgaggaaattgcctttgaagttgttattcatagacactgtagcaggccatccactcacaaaaatttgTTTTGATATATTGAGGGtagtaaatttacaaaatatcttcatcgatcatgatctttacttaataccCAAATGATTTTAGGCATTAAAGAAATACTAATCGTTTGGGTTTATGTTTTCTGTGCTGTTTAAAGCTTCATTACTAGCCGCTTTGGCGAAAAcgcatttttaaatgtcatggCTTCTTGCTTCATCTGGTTAGGTCACAGTGTTAGAAGGGAAGgaatttgtttgttattattcttatttatggagttatatgtgtgtgtttctgtattcTTCTTTCTATATCGTGTTTCTGACgtttttttccaaaagtttTCACCAAGATAAATTCATCTCAGAACCTTTTGTGTTTGATCATTTTGGGCTAAATTCTACCTTCTCtgaataatatttaaagtttaattattctttttgattatttgatattcattattaattaaatagactttttattatatttgtttattatacttctattttattttgttacttttaagcaataaaattgattgaAATCTACTCCTTTctaataaattatattgaattaaaaaattgcTTGTAATCTGTTGCCAtaattttattgagtagataTAAGGCATTACTTTAACAGTGTGGGCTGCTCCTGGTGAAGAAGTCAAGAACTACTTTTTAGTCCGAATCCGCCCCTGCTTATGTGTATATTCTCCTTAAATTCTTTACTCTACACCCCAAACACATCATCtctaataatatatttacataaaatgcaacAACATCAATTTTTCAAAGTTGGCGTCACTTTTACCCAGAGCTGTAGATGAGTCAGTGGATGTGCGTGTGATGTGTAAGCTCATTACAATGCTATGGCAAGAACTACATTAAAGTTTGCATTCTTGCAATGGTttaagagtctttagtttgttCTGTGTGAAGGGACAATTATAACTGGTTTTTAGTTATGAATGGAATGCTTTGAGAACCTTTACACATAAATGCTGCTTTCGCCTCAAGTGTTTGAGAAATCCTGAATAACAGGCATCTAAAGACAAGAGGACCGATGTGagcaacaaatgttttatataacaatCCGTATAGCCTATTAAATCCTTTTCTATGTTGTTCTATATAAAGTATTGTCTTATAAACTCGTAGTACTGTAACATTATCagaaataatatcaataatatatAAAAGTAAACTACAAGTGTGACAGATTGACTTCTGACATCTGACCCATTAGTAAAGTCTTGTGCTTCTGTTCTACTTTCCTTTTACccccagaaaaaaacattatagcTTCATATGATGTGGTCGGCTAACTGacaccagttttactgcacctGTGCATTGATGTTCTGTTGTTGCACaaattgttgtattgttttcctctactttgtaagtcactttggataaaagcgtctgctaaatgactaaatgtaaatgtactttcatACAAGTAGTAGTCTGTTCActgtctgtgttttctgttttcttcgGTTTGTAGAGTTCAAAAAGGTTTAAAGAGTTCATCCTCCTGTGCTTCTTGGACAGTTTATCACAGTTCATAACAAGTGAAGTGACAGTTTCATATGTGATGTATGTGAGGCATTTAAATTATGAGAACAAACTATCCAAAAATGTAGACGGATCATTCACACGGCAGCAAAgat harbors:
- the LOC130435767 gene encoding chymotrypsin-like protease CTRL-1; the protein is MTMSSNTVVCVALALLLNLTGSVGQQDVCGQNSLNTRISGGGDATEGFWPWHVGIKYINSNLIGCGGSLINKDWVLTSAACTSSISYYGSSNFIIYLGLLKQSGPNTHEVNRTMSRVITHPNYTSSTYDNNIALLQLSSSVDFTAHIKPVCLAAAGSEFDEGIQSWVTGWGVTESNPLPDTLQEAEIAIVSNYNCSIVHNNRISITDNMMCAGLTGGGKGSCSGDEGGPLVTKQSSRWIQAGIVSGIVSVGCDSSLPSVFTRVSKYQDWINTQIVNNQPGFITFSYYNNNTLETTSSIPDITDVPDVTDVNDVSDIPDIFSGSSPALHLFPFYLTFSIISLILCP